One Ostrinia nubilalis chromosome 4, ilOstNubi1.1, whole genome shotgun sequence DNA window includes the following coding sequences:
- the LOC135088454 gene encoding uncharacterized protein LOC135088454 isoform X2, producing the protein MRLSLHIAVLVLAVYHSCQAARPARAIASYSNQNYAILGDPIRPDLDEDGYFYPAPSIPFKEQYIPPPRTPPPPPPPPVIRYSETPGYSYPPPSIPFTYPTTPRTTPRPPPTTTTTRRPPTTPRPTPPPTTRPPVYSTIKDLFTPTGYTYTTPKIPFTYPTPPPTRATPPPTRYTPPPTRATPPPTRATPPPTRATPPPTRATPPPTRATPPPTRYTPPPTRYTPPPTRATPPPTRATFRTTGYSYPTPSIPFTYPTTPRTTPRPPPTTTTTRRPITTPRPTPPPTTRPPVYSTIKDLFTPTGYTYTTPKIPFTYPTPPPTRATPPPTRYTPPPTRATPPPTRATPPPTRYTPPPTRATPPPTRYTPPPTRATPPPTRYTPPPTRATPPPTRATFRTTGYSYPTPSIPFTYPTTPRTTPRPPPTTTTTRRPITTPRPTPPPTTRPPVYTTIRNQFRTTGYTYPTPIIPFTYPTPPPTRRTPPPTPPPPRTPPPTRPPPPRTPPPTYLPPSTTRRTPPPPPPPTRPPTFKTPATYLPPPPPTRPPPPRTPPPTYLPPSTTRRTPPPPPPPPPPTRPPTFRTPATYLPPPPPTRPPPPRTPPPTYLPPTTTKRTPPPPPPTPPHTRPPTFRTPATYLPPPPPTRPPPPRTPPPTYLPPTTTRRTPPPPPPPTRPPTFRTPATYLPPPPPTRPPPPRTPPPTYLPPTTTRRTPPPPPPPTRPPTFRTPATYLPPPPPTKPPVYIPPPTTRPPVYIPPPTTRPPVYIPPPTTRPPVYIPPPTTRPPFVEKEGYFYDRPLVPFVF; encoded by the coding sequence GACTCCACCTCCGCCACCACCGCCACCTGTAATAAGATACTCTGAAACGCCGGGATACAGTTACCCACCCCCAAGCATTCCCTTCACATACCCCACGACGCCTCGGACGACACCACGACCCCCGCCAACCACCACTACAACTAGACGACCTCCTACAACTCCGCGACCTACGCCACCTCCGACAACTAGACCTCCAGTATATTCAACAATAAAAGATCTGTTCACACCGACCGGTTATACTTATACGACGCCTAAAATTCCATTCACGTATCCAACTCCACCACCTACCAGGGCAACACCACCACCTACCAGGTATACACCTCCACCTACCAGGGCTACACCTCCGCCTACCAGGGCTACACCTCCGCCTACCAGGGCTACACCACCGCCTACCAGGGCTACACCTCCGCCTACCAGGGCAACACCACCGCCTACCAGGTATACACCTCCACCTACCAGGTATACACCTCCGCCTACCAGGGCTACACCTCCACCTACCAGGGCTACATTCAGAACAACTGGATACAGTTACCCAACCCCAAGCATTCCTTTCACATACCCCACAACGCCTCGGACGACGCCACGACCCCCTCCAACCACCACTACAACCAGACGCCCCATTACAACTCCTCGGCCAACACCACCCCCGACAACTAGACCTCCAGTATATTCAACAATAAAAGATCTGTTCACACCGACCGGTTATACTTATACGACGCCTAAAATTCCATTCACGTATCCAACTCCACCACCTACCAGGGCAACACCACCACCTACCAGGTATACACCTCCACCTACCAGGGCTACACCTCCGCCTACCAGGGCTACACCTCCGCCTACCAGGTATACACCTCCGCCTACCAGGGCAACACCACCACCTACCAGGTATACACCTCCGCCTACCAGGGCTACACCTCCGCCCACCAGGTATACACCTCCGCCTACCAGGGCTACACCACCGCCTACCAGGGCTACATTCAGAACAACTGGATACAGTTACCCAACCCCAAGCATTCCTTTTACATACCCCACAACGCCTCGGACGACGCCACGACCCCCTCCAACCACCACTACAACTAGACGCCCCATTACAACTCCTCGGCCAACACCACCCCCAACAACTAGACCTCCAGTTTATACAACAATAAGAAATCAGTTCAGAACGACGGGTTACACTTATCCGACGCCTATAATTCCATTTACGTATCCAACTCCACCACCAACGAGACGCACTCCACCACCTACACCTCCCCCTCCTAGAACCCCACCTCCAACAAGACCTCCTCCTCCTAGGACCCCGCCACCAACTTATTTACCTCCCTCTACAACCAGGAGGACTCCACCTCCACCACCTCCACCCACTAGACCACCGACATTCAAAACCCCAGCTACATACCTACCCCCACCGCCACCAACAAGACCTCCCCCTCCTAGAACTCCACCCCCAACTTATTTACCTCCCTCTACAACAAGGAGAACTCCACCTCCTCCACCTCCTCCACCACCCCCCACTAGACCACCGACATTCAGAACCCCAGCTACATACCTACCTCCGCCACCACCAACAAGACCTCCCCCTCCTAGAACCCCGCCACCAACTTATTTACCTCCCACTACAACCAAAAGGACTCCACCACCTCCACCTCCTACACCACCCCACACTAGGCCACCAACATTCAGAACCCCAGCTACATATCTACCTCCGCCACCACCAACAAGGCCTCCCCCTCCAAGGACCCCGCCACCAACTTATTTACCTCCCACTACAACCAGAAGAACCCCACCTCCTCCGCCTCCCCCTACTAGGCCACCAACATTCAGAACCCCAGCCACATACCTACCTCCGCCACCACCAACAAGACCTCCCCCTCCTAGAACCCCACCcccaacttacttacctcccacTACAACCAGGAGGACTCCACCTCCTCCACCTCCCCCTACGAGGCCACCGACATTTAGAACACCAGCTACATATCTACCCCCACCTCCACCAACGAAACCCCCAGTATACATCCCGCCTCCAACAACTAGACCCCCTGTATATATCCCACCCCCAACAACTAGACCCCCTGTATACATCCCACCCCCAACAACAAGACCCCCAGTGTACATCCCACCTCCAACGACTAGACCACCGTTCGTCGAAAAAGAGGGATATTTCTACGATCGACCACTCGTACCTTTTGTCTTTTAA